The following proteins come from a genomic window of Tepidiforma thermophila:
- a CDS encoding ferredoxin, with protein MKVRVKTDMCEGHGKCEKAAPELFKVGDDDVSIVLIEGDIPKELEEKAERAYRLCPRQAIELLP; from the coding sequence GTGAAAGTACGCGTCAAGACGGACATGTGCGAAGGCCACGGCAAGTGCGAAAAAGCCGCCCCCGAACTCTTCAAGGTCGGCGACGACGACGTCTCCATCGTCCTCATCGAAGGCGACATCCCGAAGGAGCTCGAGGAAAAGGCCGAGCGCGCCTACCGCCTCTGCCCCCGCCAGGCGATCGAACTCCTCCCCTAG
- the purE gene encoding 5-(carboxyamino)imidazole ribonucleotide mutase: protein MAGEAPLVGIIMGSSSDWPTMRLAAEVLERFGVPYEARVVSAHRTPGLVTEYASTAAARGLKVIIAGAGGAAHLPGMTAAQTPLPVIGVPIQTKALQGLDSLLSIVQMPRGTPVATMAIGEAGAVNAAHFAVRLLGAEDAALRERVAAFMAEERDRVLGEQLA, encoded by the coding sequence ATGGCCGGGGAGGCGCCGCTGGTGGGCATCATCATGGGGAGTTCGAGCGACTGGCCGACGATGCGGCTGGCGGCGGAGGTGCTCGAGCGGTTCGGGGTGCCCTACGAGGCGCGGGTCGTTTCGGCGCACCGGACGCCCGGGCTGGTGACGGAGTACGCCTCGACGGCGGCGGCGCGCGGGCTGAAGGTGATCATCGCGGGGGCCGGGGGCGCGGCTCATCTGCCGGGGATGACCGCGGCGCAGACCCCGCTCCCCGTCATCGGCGTGCCGATCCAGACGAAGGCGCTTCAGGGGCTCGACTCGCTGCTCTCGATTGTTCAGATGCCGCGCGGCACGCCGGTGGCGACGATGGCGATCGGCGAGGCGGGTGCGGTGAACGCGGCGCATTTCGCGGTGCGGCTGCTCGGCGCGGAGGACGCCGCGCTCCGGGAGCGGGTGGCGGCGTTCATGGCGGAGGAGCGGGACCGCGTGCTGGGCGAACAGCTGGCATGA
- a CDS encoding vWA domain-containing protein → MAMRYRYSMWDGTQEVPALDPDQILDNITDDLMNFGDLQHALRNLMQRGMRNPMGQRMQGLRDLLQQLRQQRRQQLDRFDLSSIFDDLKRKLDEILELERNTLERRLEEADRAGGEHQDGGTQPGQQRSEAGQQPAGQQGAQASQQQGQRGEQGEPGEGSQQGQQGGQPTPPREFAEMLRNIANRKKEFLENLPQDVAGQVRQLQNYEFMDPEAQAKFNELLESLKKAMMDTFFKDLYNQIANMSPEDLQRMKEMVRELNQMLQDRMAGREPNFEEFMQKYGDLFGDNPPQSLDELVRQMQHQMGQMQSLLDSLPGDLRQQLQDLLSDKIGDPELQQALNELAQNLEYLYPMRDLRNQYPFRGEEELDLQSAMQLMEQMQSIDELERQIERTQYGGDIEDIDADKLEELLGPEAREALEQLKQFLEILEEAGYIRKKGNQWELTPRGTRKIGQRALAEIYQQLKADTFGKHEVRETGTGGERTDTTKPYEFGDPFYLDIQKTMMNSMYREGPGTPLKLKPDDFEVARTEMLTQTATVIMLDLSWSMALRGSFQAAKKVAMALNNLISSQYQRDSLYIIGFSAYARELKTEELPYVRWDESVLGTNMHHALIIAQRLLAKHTQGTRQIIMISDGEPTAHLERGRSYFAYPPSPITIRETLKEVKRCTQKRITINTFMLDRNYYLKEFVNQVARINKGRVFYTTPDKLGEYILVDYVAQKRKRLAGMG, encoded by the coding sequence ATGGCGATGCGCTACCGCTATTCGATGTGGGATGGGACGCAGGAGGTGCCGGCGCTCGACCCGGACCAGATCCTGGACAACATCACGGACGACCTGATGAATTTCGGGGACCTGCAGCACGCGCTGCGGAATTTGATGCAGCGCGGGATGCGGAACCCGATGGGCCAGCGGATGCAGGGCCTCCGGGACCTGCTGCAGCAACTCCGGCAGCAGCGGCGGCAGCAACTCGACCGGTTCGACCTTTCGTCGATTTTCGATGACCTGAAGCGGAAGCTGGACGAGATCCTTGAGCTGGAGCGGAACACGCTTGAGCGCCGGCTGGAGGAAGCGGACCGGGCCGGGGGCGAGCACCAGGACGGCGGTACGCAACCGGGGCAGCAGCGGAGCGAGGCAGGCCAGCAGCCGGCCGGGCAGCAGGGTGCGCAGGCGAGCCAGCAGCAGGGCCAGCGCGGCGAGCAGGGCGAACCGGGCGAGGGGAGCCAGCAGGGGCAGCAGGGCGGTCAGCCGACGCCGCCGCGCGAGTTCGCCGAGATGCTGCGGAACATCGCCAACCGGAAGAAGGAGTTCCTGGAGAACCTGCCGCAGGATGTGGCGGGGCAGGTGCGGCAGCTCCAGAACTACGAGTTCATGGACCCGGAGGCGCAGGCGAAGTTCAACGAGCTGCTGGAGTCCCTGAAGAAGGCGATGATGGATACCTTCTTTAAGGATCTCTACAACCAGATTGCGAACATGTCGCCCGAGGACCTGCAGCGGATGAAGGAGATGGTCCGCGAGCTGAACCAGATGCTGCAGGACCGGATGGCGGGGCGGGAGCCGAACTTCGAGGAGTTCATGCAGAAGTACGGCGACCTGTTCGGCGACAACCCGCCGCAGTCGCTGGACGAGCTGGTGCGGCAGATGCAGCACCAGATGGGGCAGATGCAGTCGCTGCTCGATTCGCTGCCGGGGGACCTGCGCCAGCAGCTGCAGGACCTGCTCTCGGACAAGATTGGGGACCCGGAGCTGCAGCAGGCGCTGAACGAGCTGGCGCAAAACCTGGAGTACCTCTACCCGATGCGGGACCTTCGGAACCAGTACCCGTTCCGGGGCGAGGAAGAGCTGGACCTGCAGTCGGCGATGCAGCTGATGGAGCAGATGCAGTCGATCGACGAGCTGGAGCGGCAGATCGAGCGGACGCAGTACGGCGGGGACATCGAGGACATCGATGCGGACAAGCTGGAGGAGCTGCTCGGGCCGGAGGCGCGGGAGGCGCTGGAGCAGCTGAAGCAGTTCCTGGAGATCCTCGAAGAGGCCGGGTACATCCGGAAGAAGGGGAACCAGTGGGAGCTGACGCCGCGCGGCACGCGGAAGATCGGCCAGCGGGCGCTGGCGGAGATCTACCAGCAGCTGAAGGCGGACACGTTCGGCAAGCACGAGGTGCGGGAGACGGGGACCGGCGGCGAGCGGACGGACACGACGAAGCCGTATGAGTTCGGGGACCCGTTCTACCTGGACATCCAGAAAACGATGATGAACTCGATGTACCGGGAGGGGCCGGGCACGCCGCTGAAACTGAAGCCGGACGACTTCGAGGTGGCGCGGACGGAGATGCTGACGCAGACGGCGACGGTGATCATGCTCGACCTGAGCTGGTCGATGGCGCTGCGCGGCTCATTCCAGGCGGCGAAGAAGGTGGCGATGGCCCTGAACAACCTGATTTCGTCGCAGTACCAGCGCGACAGCCTGTACATCATCGGGTTCAGCGCATATGCGCGGGAGCTGAAGACGGAGGAGCTGCCGTATGTGCGGTGGGATGAGTCGGTGCTGGGGACGAACATGCACCACGCGCTGATCATCGCGCAGCGGCTGCTGGCGAAGCATACGCAGGGGACGCGCCAGATCATCATGATTTCGGACGGGGAGCCGACGGCGCACCTGGAGCGGGGGCGCTCGTACTTCGCCTACCCGCCGAGCCCGATCACGATCCGGGAGACGCTGAAGGAGGTGAAGCGGTGCACGCAGAAGCGGATCACCATCAACACCTTCATGCTGGACCGGAACTACTACCTGAAGGAGTTCGTGAACCAGGTGGCCCGGATCAACAAGGGGCGGGTGTTCTACACGACGCCGGATAAGCTGGGCGAGTACATCCTGGTGGACTACGTGGCGCAGAAGCGGAAGCGGCTGGCGGGCATGGGATAG
- a CDS encoding enoyl-CoA hydratase/isomerase family protein, producing the protein MTFEHLTLDIADEIATVTLNRPEKLNALNRPLQQEILDVCHRLKHDDGVRAVIFTGAGRGFCSGADLSGPLPETPDRVPWQQLTDEDSWVGRQARAVYTIDKPTIAAINGIAAGAGFSLALACDIRIGSEQARFKTVFIERNLSPDSGMSYLLPRIVGQGNALDLILTSRTVDADEALRIGLLQRLVPHERLLDEARAVAQQIAAHPPIAAIMSRRVVQRAWENDFDAQLREEIHAIAICRRAVNDAREQRQAFIEKRPPRFTGS; encoded by the coding sequence ATGACCTTCGAACACCTCACGCTCGACATCGCCGACGAGATCGCGACCGTCACCCTCAACCGGCCCGAAAAGCTCAACGCCCTCAACCGTCCCCTCCAGCAGGAAATCCTCGACGTCTGCCACCGGCTCAAACACGATGACGGCGTCCGTGCCGTCATCTTCACCGGCGCCGGCCGCGGCTTCTGCTCCGGCGCCGACCTCTCCGGGCCCCTGCCCGAAACGCCCGACCGCGTGCCCTGGCAGCAGCTCACCGATGAGGACAGCTGGGTCGGCCGCCAGGCCCGCGCCGTCTACACCATCGACAAGCCCACCATCGCCGCCATCAACGGCATCGCCGCCGGGGCGGGCTTCTCTCTCGCCCTCGCCTGCGATATCCGCATCGGCAGCGAACAGGCCCGTTTCAAGACCGTCTTCATCGAGCGGAACCTCTCGCCCGATTCCGGCATGAGCTACCTCCTGCCGCGCATCGTCGGCCAGGGCAACGCCTTGGACCTTATCCTCACCAGCCGCACCGTCGACGCCGACGAAGCCCTCCGCATCGGTCTCCTCCAGCGGCTCGTCCCCCACGAGCGCCTGCTCGACGAAGCCCGCGCCGTGGCGCAGCAGATCGCCGCACACCCGCCGATCGCCGCCATCATGTCCCGCCGCGTCGTGCAGCGCGCCTGGGAGAACGATTTCGACGCCCAGCTCCGCGAGGAAATCCACGCCATCGCAATCTGCCGCCGTGCTGTGAACGACGCCCGTGAGCAGCGCCAGGCCTTCATCGAAAAGCGCCCGCCGCGCTTCACCGGCAGCTGA
- a CDS encoding sodium-translocating pyrophosphatase, translating into MNNLLVAAGAGVIALLFAAWTARRVLAEDEGTDTMKTIASAIQEGAAAFLRREYTFLSVFVVIVAIALAVFVDYDALDRFGEQRGEFTDLPRTAAAYILGAISSALAGYIGMYIAVRANVRTAAKARQGLNPALRVAFSSGAVMGITVTGISVIGLVIVYLVTQDTQPLTGYAFGASSIALFARVGGGIYTKAADVGADLVGKVEAGIPEDDPRNPATIADNVGDNVGDVAGMGADLFESYTGSIVAAMALTTAAVVGAEKGVFENTDVANWDSKAFALPLLIMGVGIISAIIGTFLVRTGENATMGRLLWALRTGVFSASGLVLAGTAALLVVMDLPFDLFWAVLIGLVAGQVIGTATEYYTAYEFRPTQNLSKTAETGPATVIIGGLGLGMLSTAVPLITIVVAIWATYQIAGLYGIALAAVGMLSPLGITLATDAYGPVADNAGGIAEQAHLDPAVRQRTDALDSLGNTTAATGKGFAIGSAVLTALALMVTYSQVVGLETIDILDVETMLGLLIGGLMPFVFAALAMGAVGRAAMAMVNEVRRQFREIPGIMEGTGKPDYARAVAISTDGAIREMVLPGLLAVVVPILVGSVIGAEALGGLLIGSIASGSVLALMMANAGGAWDNAKKYIEAGHLGGKGSEAHKAAVVGDTVGDPFKDTAGPSMNILLKLMSIVAVVFGPLFVG; encoded by the coding sequence ATGAACAATCTGCTCGTAGCGGCCGGAGCCGGCGTCATCGCCCTGCTCTTCGCAGCGTGGACGGCCCGCCGTGTCCTCGCCGAAGACGAAGGCACCGACACGATGAAAACCATCGCATCGGCCATCCAGGAAGGCGCAGCGGCATTCCTCCGCCGCGAATACACCTTCCTCTCCGTCTTCGTCGTCATCGTCGCCATCGCGCTCGCCGTCTTCGTCGATTACGACGCCCTGGACCGCTTCGGGGAGCAGCGCGGCGAGTTCACCGACCTCCCGCGCACGGCCGCGGCCTACATTCTTGGCGCAATCTCCTCCGCACTCGCCGGTTACATCGGCATGTACATCGCCGTCCGCGCCAACGTCCGCACCGCCGCCAAGGCGCGCCAGGGCCTCAACCCCGCCCTCCGCGTCGCCTTCAGCTCCGGCGCCGTCATGGGCATCACCGTCACCGGCATCAGCGTCATTGGCCTCGTCATCGTCTACCTGGTCACGCAGGACACCCAGCCGCTCACCGGGTACGCCTTCGGCGCCTCCTCCATCGCCCTCTTCGCCCGCGTCGGCGGCGGCATCTACACCAAGGCCGCCGATGTCGGCGCCGACCTCGTCGGCAAAGTCGAAGCCGGCATCCCCGAGGACGACCCGCGCAACCCCGCCACCATCGCCGATAACGTCGGCGACAACGTCGGCGACGTCGCCGGCATGGGCGCCGACCTCTTCGAGTCCTACACCGGCTCCATCGTCGCTGCCATGGCCCTCACCACCGCCGCTGTCGTCGGTGCTGAGAAGGGCGTCTTCGAAAACACCGACGTCGCGAACTGGGACTCGAAGGCCTTCGCCCTCCCCCTCCTCATCATGGGTGTCGGCATCATCTCCGCCATCATCGGCACCTTCCTCGTCCGCACCGGCGAAAACGCCACCATGGGCCGCCTCCTCTGGGCCCTCCGCACCGGCGTCTTCTCGGCGAGCGGCCTCGTCCTCGCGGGCACTGCCGCCCTCCTCGTCGTGATGGACCTCCCGTTCGACCTCTTCTGGGCCGTCCTCATCGGCCTCGTGGCCGGGCAGGTCATCGGCACCGCCACCGAGTACTACACCGCCTACGAATTCCGCCCAACGCAAAATCTCTCCAAAACCGCCGAAACCGGGCCGGCCACCGTCATCATCGGCGGCCTTGGCCTCGGCATGCTCTCCACCGCTGTTCCGCTCATCACCATCGTCGTCGCCATCTGGGCCACCTACCAGATCGCCGGCCTCTACGGTATCGCCCTCGCCGCCGTCGGCATGCTCTCCCCCCTCGGCATCACCCTCGCCACCGACGCCTACGGCCCCGTCGCCGATAACGCCGGCGGCATCGCCGAACAGGCCCACCTCGACCCCGCCGTCCGCCAGCGCACCGACGCCCTCGACAGCCTCGGCAACACCACTGCCGCCACCGGCAAGGGCTTCGCCATCGGCTCCGCCGTCCTCACCGCACTCGCCCTCATGGTCACCTACTCGCAGGTCGTCGGCCTCGAAACCATCGACATCCTCGACGTCGAGACCATGCTCGGCCTCCTCATCGGCGGCCTGATGCCGTTCGTCTTCGCCGCCCTCGCCATGGGCGCCGTCGGCCGCGCCGCCATGGCCATGGTCAACGAAGTGCGCCGCCAGTTCCGCGAAATCCCCGGCATCATGGAAGGCACCGGCAAGCCCGATTACGCCCGCGCCGTCGCCATCTCCACCGACGGCGCCATCCGCGAGATGGTCCTTCCCGGCCTCCTCGCCGTCGTCGTCCCCATCCTCGTCGGCTCCGTCATCGGTGCCGAAGCCCTCGGCGGCCTCCTCATCGGCTCCATCGCCAGCGGCTCCGTCCTCGCCCTCATGATGGCCAACGCCGGCGGCGCCTGGGACAACGCCAAGAAGTACATCGAGGCGGGCCACCTCGGCGGCAAGGGCTCCGAGGCGCACAAAGCTGCCGTTGTCGGCGATACCGTCGGCGACCCCTTCAAGGACACCGCCGGCCCCTCCATGAACATCCTCCTCAAGCTCATGTCCATCGTCGCCGTCGTCTTCGGCCCCCTCTTCGTGGGCTGA
- a CDS encoding DsbA family oxidoreductase, with product MMDDGAGRPLQVLVISDFVCPWCYLGLVEIERVEREYEVEVRHVPYLLDPSTPPEGKPRRPMTRPGDPPTAMELRAEAAGIRFTRGREWTSNSVLAHEGAEFAHEAGRAREYAREMFRAYFTELEDIGKLEVVLAVGERAGLDVEALRAALEAHTYRPRVLEAIGWTREAGISGVPTFVFGDRFVLPGAQDAAVFDAVMERLGVPRRRQG from the coding sequence ATGATGGACGACGGTGCGGGCAGGCCGCTGCAGGTTTTGGTGATTTCGGACTTCGTGTGTCCCTGGTGCTACCTGGGGCTGGTGGAGATTGAGCGGGTGGAGCGGGAGTACGAGGTGGAGGTGCGGCACGTGCCGTACCTGCTGGACCCTTCGACGCCGCCGGAGGGGAAGCCGCGGCGGCCGATGACGCGGCCGGGAGACCCGCCGACGGCGATGGAGCTGCGGGCGGAGGCTGCGGGAATCCGGTTCACCCGCGGGCGGGAGTGGACGTCGAATTCGGTGCTGGCGCACGAGGGGGCGGAGTTCGCACACGAGGCGGGGCGGGCGCGGGAGTATGCCCGGGAGATGTTCCGGGCGTATTTCACGGAGCTGGAGGACATCGGGAAGCTGGAGGTGGTGCTGGCCGTGGGCGAGCGGGCCGGGCTGGACGTGGAGGCGCTGCGGGCGGCGCTGGAGGCGCACACCTACCGGCCGCGGGTGCTGGAGGCGATCGGGTGGACGCGGGAGGCGGGGATCTCGGGGGTGCCGACGTTCGTGTTCGGCGACCGGTTTGTGCTGCCTGGGGCCCAGGATGCGGCGGTGTTCGATGCGGTGATGGAGCGGCTCGGGGTGCCGCGGCGGCGGCAGGGGTAG
- a CDS encoding antibiotic biosynthesis monooxygenase, with translation MKPRRGEDARVEELLRKLDEAVAATPGCQVTYLMRPHDDSGEIARLAIYDSEEAAEHAANDTHIMALRSEIHLCVEPGHIERAFFTI, from the coding sequence ATGAAGCCCCGCCGCGGTGAAGATGCCCGCGTCGAAGAACTCCTGCGCAAGCTCGATGAGGCGGTCGCCGCCACACCCGGCTGCCAGGTCACCTACCTGATGCGCCCCCACGACGACAGCGGCGAAATCGCCCGCCTCGCCATCTACGACTCCGAAGAGGCCGCCGAGCACGCCGCCAACGATACCCACATCATGGCCCTCCGCTCCGAAATCCACCTCTGCGTCGAGCCCGGCCATATCGAGCGCGCCTTCTTCACCATCTGA
- the purK gene encoding 5-(carboxyamino)imidazole ribonucleotide synthase: MTALPPGSTIGVIGGGQLGLMLTEAAHALGYRVAAFTDTADCPAAAVADELVVGGYTDGAAIARFAELAAVATVETETLPAATLTAVGERMELLPRAEIILTTQDRAKQRTFTAGLGIAVPRHRIVASAAEAEAAGRELAMPAVVKRATGGYDGRGQAWVTAPGELGEAWASLGGGTCVVEERVPFAAEFSVIVCRSRAGELAFFDPIRNVHRGGILRISRAPAEIPEASAATAREFARRFAEGAGLVGIACLECYLLPDGGVLVNEVAARPHNSGHLTIEACATSQFAQLVRIVAGLPPGDTTLREPATMLNLIGDIDEEALAALEAAYPGRTFVHRYGKAPRPGRKLGHVTVLGSNAVVPPAARPGCEIG, translated from the coding sequence ATGACGGCGCTGCCCCCGGGTTCGACCATCGGCGTCATCGGCGGGGGGCAGCTCGGGCTGATGCTGACCGAGGCGGCGCACGCGCTGGGTTACCGGGTGGCGGCCTTCACCGACACGGCTGATTGCCCGGCCGCCGCGGTGGCCGACGAGCTGGTCGTCGGGGGGTATACGGACGGGGCGGCGATTGCGCGGTTTGCGGAGCTGGCGGCAGTCGCAACGGTGGAGACGGAGACGCTGCCGGCAGCGACGCTGACGGCGGTGGGGGAGCGGATGGAGCTGCTGCCGCGGGCGGAGATCATCCTGACGACGCAGGACCGGGCGAAGCAGCGGACGTTCACGGCCGGGCTGGGCATCGCGGTGCCGCGGCACCGGATCGTGGCGAGTGCGGCGGAGGCGGAGGCGGCGGGGCGGGAGCTGGCGATGCCGGCGGTCGTCAAGCGGGCGACGGGCGGCTACGACGGCCGGGGGCAGGCATGGGTGACGGCACCGGGCGAACTGGGGGAGGCGTGGGCGTCGCTCGGGGGCGGCACGTGCGTGGTCGAGGAGCGGGTGCCGTTCGCGGCGGAGTTCTCGGTCATCGTCTGCCGGAGCCGGGCGGGTGAGCTGGCGTTCTTCGACCCGATCCGGAACGTGCACCGGGGCGGGATTCTGCGGATTTCGCGCGCGCCGGCGGAAATCCCGGAGGCGTCGGCGGCGACGGCGCGGGAGTTCGCGCGGCGGTTCGCGGAGGGCGCCGGGCTCGTTGGCATTGCGTGCCTCGAGTGCTACCTGCTGCCGGACGGCGGGGTGCTGGTGAACGAGGTGGCGGCCCGGCCGCACAACTCGGGGCACCTGACGATCGAGGCGTGCGCGACGAGCCAGTTCGCGCAGCTGGTGCGGATCGTGGCGGGGCTGCCGCCCGGGGACACGACGCTGCGGGAGCCGGCGACGATGCTCAACCTGATCGGCGACATCGACGAGGAGGCGCTGGCAGCGCTGGAGGCGGCGTACCCGGGGCGGACGTTCGTGCACCGGTACGGGAAGGCGCCGCGCCCGGGGCGGAAGCTGGGCCATGTGACGGTGCTTGGTTCGAACGCGGTTGTTCCGCCGGCTGCTCGACCGGGGTGTGAGATCGGCTAG
- a CDS encoding long-chain-fatty-acid--CoA ligase, with product MEVPLLLNDFLRRAAKLYPNKEAIVDGDLRMTYRDYQERCNQLGHALLSLGVRKGDRVCILSPNSHYFLESYYGVTQIGAILVPLNYRLVAADHEYIINHAGVKVVLVDYDYTKVIDDIRPNLKTVEHYIVADPRTPKQTPPGWVDWDGLVGSQPKTATPFVEQDENDVTSINYTSGTTARPKGVMLTHRNVYINAYNFIAHLRVRHEDRELWTLPMFHANGWGGPFAITAMGGTHVVLRAVVGADIFRLIQDEKITFACMAPAVLNTILTFPDRDKYTITTRPRFVVAGAPPPAAFIERLEKELGWEFIQIYGLTETSPILTVSMPDYHNPDGQNYQRRARAGVEAIGVEIQVLDDNGNPVPKDDRTIGEVCARSNVVLKGYWEQPEETAKAIYDGYFHTGDLATWDEFGNINIVDRKKDVIISGGENISSAEVEDALYKHPAVLECAVIGVPSEKWGETPRALVVLRPGMTATEEELIQFCREHLAHFKCPTGVDFVESLPRTATGKLQKFLIRERYWAGKERRVN from the coding sequence ATGGAAGTACCGCTGCTGCTGAACGATTTCCTGCGCCGCGCGGCGAAGCTCTACCCGAACAAGGAGGCGATCGTCGACGGCGACCTGCGGATGACGTACCGCGACTACCAGGAGCGTTGCAACCAGCTGGGGCATGCGCTGCTTTCGCTGGGGGTAAGGAAGGGCGACCGGGTGTGCATCCTCAGCCCGAACAGCCACTACTTCCTCGAGAGCTACTACGGGGTGACGCAGATCGGGGCGATCCTCGTGCCGCTCAACTACCGGCTGGTGGCTGCGGACCACGAGTACATCATCAACCACGCGGGCGTGAAGGTGGTGCTCGTCGACTACGACTACACGAAGGTAATCGATGACATCCGCCCGAACCTGAAGACGGTTGAGCATTACATTGTGGCCGACCCGCGGACGCCGAAGCAGACGCCGCCGGGCTGGGTGGACTGGGACGGGCTGGTCGGCAGCCAGCCGAAGACGGCGACGCCGTTCGTGGAGCAGGACGAGAACGATGTGACGTCGATCAACTACACGTCGGGGACGACGGCGCGTCCGAAGGGCGTGATGCTGACCCACCGGAACGTGTACATCAACGCGTACAACTTCATCGCCCACCTGCGGGTGCGCCACGAGGACCGGGAGCTGTGGACGCTGCCGATGTTCCATGCGAACGGCTGGGGCGGGCCGTTTGCGATTACGGCGATGGGCGGCACGCACGTGGTGCTGCGGGCGGTGGTGGGGGCGGATATCTTCCGGCTGATCCAGGACGAGAAGATTACGTTCGCGTGCATGGCGCCGGCGGTGCTGAACACGATCCTGACGTTCCCGGACCGGGACAAGTACACGATCACGACGCGGCCGCGGTTCGTGGTGGCAGGCGCGCCGCCGCCGGCGGCGTTCATTGAGCGGCTGGAGAAGGAGCTGGGCTGGGAGTTCATCCAGATTTACGGGCTGACGGAGACATCGCCGATCCTGACGGTGAGCATGCCGGATTACCACAACCCGGACGGGCAGAACTACCAGCGGCGGGCGCGGGCCGGGGTGGAGGCGATCGGGGTGGAGATCCAGGTGCTCGACGACAACGGCAACCCGGTGCCGAAGGACGACAGGACCATCGGCGAGGTGTGCGCGCGCTCGAACGTGGTGCTGAAGGGGTACTGGGAGCAGCCGGAGGAGACCGCGAAGGCGATCTACGACGGGTACTTCCACACGGGCGACCTGGCGACGTGGGACGAGTTCGGGAACATCAACATCGTCGACCGGAAGAAGGACGTGATTATCTCGGGCGGCGAGAACATCTCGTCGGCGGAGGTGGAGGATGCGCTCTACAAGCACCCGGCGGTGCTGGAGTGCGCGGTGATCGGCGTGCCGAGCGAGAAGTGGGGCGAGACGCCGCGGGCGCTGGTGGTGCTACGGCCGGGGATGACGGCGACGGAGGAGGAGCTCATCCAGTTCTGCCGGGAGCACCTGGCGCACTTCAAGTGCCCGACGGGCGTGGACTTTGTGGAGAGCCTGCCGCGGACGGCGACCGGGAAGCTGCAGAAGTTCCTCATCCGGGAGAGGTACTGGGCCGGAAAGGAGCGCCGGGTGAACTGA
- a CDS encoding response regulator, which produces MRPQPRTLPARSTASAARGAGPIRILLVDDHAVIRQALRMLLEAQPELEVVADVENGREAVQAVERLQPDVVLMDVVMPGLNGLEATRQIRRIAPSTRVVMLSGFVDEDQLLDAIRSGASGYIVKKSDVSELVLAIQTVHRGNSYFSSSLSEGFDLAEVLYQAKRADQRNGMDTLTSREREVLQLIAEGYTNQGIANELYISVKTVEAHKAHIMAKLHARNRTDLIRYAIRKGIVRLESVDEAQAMLDDAEAAAG; this is translated from the coding sequence ATGCGCCCCCAGCCCAGGACCCTCCCGGCCCGCTCCACCGCCAGCGCCGCCCGCGGAGCCGGCCCCATCCGCATCCTCCTCGTCGACGACCACGCCGTCATCCGCCAGGCCCTCCGGATGCTCCTCGAAGCCCAGCCCGAGCTCGAAGTCGTCGCCGACGTCGAAAACGGCCGCGAAGCCGTCCAGGCCGTCGAACGCCTCCAGCCTGATGTCGTCCTCATGGACGTCGTCATGCCCGGCCTCAACGGCCTCGAAGCCACCCGCCAGATCCGCCGCATCGCACCCTCCACCCGCGTGGTCATGCTCAGCGGTTTCGTCGACGAAGACCAGCTCCTCGATGCCATCCGCTCCGGCGCCTCCGGCTACATCGTCAAAAAATCCGACGTCTCCGAACTCGTCCTCGCCATCCAGACCGTCCACCGCGGCAACAGCTACTTCTCCAGCTCCCTCTCCGAAGGCTTCGACCTCGCCGAAGTCCTCTACCAGGCCAAGCGCGCAGACCAGCGCAACGGCATGGATACCCTCACCAGCCGCGAACGCGAAGTCCTCCAGCTCATCGCCGAGGGCTACACCAACCAGGGCATCGCCAACGAACTTTACATCTCCGTCAAAACCGTCGAAGCCCACAAGGCCCACATCATGGCCAAGCTCCACGCCCGCAACCGCACCGACCTCATCCGCTACGCCATCCGCAAGGGCATCGTCCGCCTCGAAAGCGTCGACGAAGCCCAGGCCATGCTCGACGACGCCGAAGCCGCCGCCGGCTAA